From the genome of Pantoea alfalfae, one region includes:
- the truB gene encoding tRNA pseudouridine(55) synthase TruB, which produces MSRPRRRGRDVHGVLLLDKPQGVSSNDVLQKVKRIFNANRAGHTGALDPLATGMLPICLGEATKFSQYLLDSDKRYRVIARLGERTDTSDADGNIVQTRLVSFSQVDLDSALESFRGDTLQVPSMFSALKHQGRPLYEYARQGIVIEREPRPITVYELQFIRWQDNELELEIHCSKGTYIRTIIDDLGEKLGCGAHVIMLRRVQVARYPYERMVTLEQLNTLLAEATEAGTPLETQLDPLLLPMDSPASDFPEVNIPPAVADFFRQGQPVQASNAPAQGLVRVSEGEARKFIGMAEIADDGRLAPRRLVVEYQD; this is translated from the coding sequence ATGAGTCGTCCGCGTCGTCGCGGTCGCGACGTCCATGGCGTGTTGTTGCTGGATAAGCCACAAGGCGTTTCGTCGAATGATGTCCTGCAGAAAGTGAAGCGTATCTTTAACGCTAATCGCGCAGGCCATACCGGCGCGCTTGATCCACTGGCCACCGGCATGTTGCCAATCTGCCTGGGTGAAGCGACCAAGTTTTCGCAGTATCTGCTCGATTCCGACAAACGCTACCGTGTGATTGCCCGACTGGGCGAGCGCACTGACACGTCAGATGCGGATGGCAATATCGTGCAGACGCGTCTGGTCAGCTTCAGTCAGGTCGATCTGGATAGCGCCCTTGAGAGCTTCCGCGGCGATACGCTGCAGGTGCCATCGATGTTTTCGGCGCTGAAGCATCAGGGTCGTCCGCTGTATGAATATGCGCGTCAGGGCATTGTGATTGAGCGTGAACCGCGTCCCATCACGGTCTATGAGCTGCAATTTATTCGCTGGCAGGATAATGAGCTGGAGCTGGAAATTCACTGCTCCAAAGGCACCTATATCCGTACCATCATCGATGACCTGGGTGAAAAGCTGGGATGCGGTGCGCATGTCATCATGCTGCGACGTGTACAGGTTGCCCGTTATCCGTATGAACGGATGGTGACGCTGGAACAGCTCAACACGCTGCTGGCGGAAGCCACAGAAGCGGGCACCCCACTGGAAACGCAGCTCGATCCGCTGTTGTTGCCGATGGACAGCCCGGCCTCTGATTTCCCTGAAGTGAATATCCCACCCGCCGTGGCAGATTTTTTCCGTCAGGGACAGCCGGTACAGGCCAGCAACGCGCCTGCGCAGGGGCTGGTCAGAGTATCGGAAGGCGAAGCGCGTAAGTTTATCGGTATGGCAGAAATTGCCGATGATGGCCGTCTTGCGCCACGTCGTTTAGTGGTTGAGTATCAGGATTAA
- the rbfA gene encoding 30S ribosome-binding factor RbfA, whose translation MAKEFGRPQRVSQELQKEIAMILQREIKDPRLGMMVTVSGVEVSRDLAYAKVFVTFLNDKDEDAIKHGLKALKEASGYIRILLGKAMRLRIVPELTFFYDNSLVEGMRMSNLVTSVVKNDAERRGPDATGDDEEA comes from the coding sequence ATGGCGAAAGAATTTGGTCGCCCGCAGCGCGTGTCACAAGAGCTGCAAAAAGAGATCGCGATGATCCTGCAGCGTGAGATTAAAGATCCGCGCCTTGGCATGATGGTCACCGTATCCGGCGTTGAAGTGTCACGCGATCTTGCTTACGCAAAAGTGTTCGTTACGTTCCTCAACGACAAAGATGAAGATGCGATCAAGCATGGCCTGAAAGCGCTGAAAGAAGCGTCAGGCTACATTCGCATTCTGCTCGGCAAAGCGATGCGTCTGCGTATCGTGCCTGAGCTGACGTTCTTCTACGATAACTCGTTAGTCGAAGGGATGCGCATGTCTAACCTCGTCACCAGCGTCGTTAAGAACGATGCAGAGCGCCGTGGTCCGGATGCCACCGGCGATGACGAGGAGGCGTAA
- the infB gene encoding translation initiation factor IF-2: MTDVTVKSLAAEIQTPVDRLVQQFADAGIPKSENDAVTQQEKETLLSHLNREHGQVGSAKLTLQRKTRSTLNIPGTGGKSKSVQIEVRKKRTYVKGDAEAEQAQAEAEAEAQREAEEQAQREAEEKARREAEQKAQREAEDKARREAADKAKRAAAENDKVTNQPTDEVTRAAQSDKARREAEAAELKRKAEEEARRKLEEAARLVAEEARRLAEEKSAEWEKPEEEDKGDYHVTTSTHARQAEDENDRQVEAGRARARTTAKAARPAKKGNKHSEAKTDREEARAQVRGGKGGKHRKPSALQQGFNKPAQAVNRDVVIGETITVAELANKMAVKGSLVIKAMMKMGAMATINQVIDQETAQLVAEEMGHKVTLRRENELEEAVMDDRDTDAAQESRAPVVTIMGHVDHGKTSLLDYIRSTKIASGEAGGITQHIGAYHVETDNGMVTFLDTPGHAAFTAMRARGAQATDIVILVVAADDGVMPQTVEAIQHAKAAKVPVVVAVNKCDKPEADPDRVKNELTQYGIIPEEWGGENMFVNVSAKAGTGIDDLLNAILLQAEVLELTAIREGMASGVVIESFLDKGRGPVATVLVREGTLNKGDIVLCGFEYGRVRAMRDELGREVMEAGPSIPVEILGLSGVPAAGDEATVVRDEKKAREVALYRQGKFREVKLARQQKSKLENMFANMTEGEVSELNIVLKADVQGSVEAISDSLQKLSTDEVKVKIVGSGVGGITETDATLAAASNAILLGFNVRADASARRVIDAESLDLRYYSVIYNLIDEVKAAMSGMLAPEYKQQIIGLAAVRDVFKSPKFGAIAGCMVTEGNIKRHNPIRVLRDNVVIYEGELESLRRFKDDVNEVRNGMECGIGVKNYNDVRVGDMIEVFEIIEIKRTIE, encoded by the coding sequence ATGACAGATGTAACCGTAAAATCGCTGGCCGCAGAAATTCAGACTCCGGTCGATCGCCTGGTACAGCAATTTGCTGATGCGGGAATCCCTAAGTCTGAAAATGACGCGGTGACCCAGCAAGAGAAAGAAACCTTACTATCTCATCTGAACCGTGAACACGGTCAGGTCGGTTCAGCTAAGCTGACGCTGCAGCGTAAAACGCGCAGCACCTTGAATATTCCAGGCACCGGGGGTAAAAGTAAGTCGGTGCAAATCGAAGTCCGCAAAAAGCGTACCTATGTGAAGGGTGATGCAGAGGCTGAGCAAGCTCAGGCAGAAGCTGAAGCCGAGGCGCAGCGTGAAGCGGAAGAGCAGGCGCAACGCGAGGCAGAAGAAAAAGCCCGTCGCGAAGCTGAACAGAAAGCGCAACGTGAAGCCGAAGATAAAGCCAGGCGCGAAGCCGCTGATAAGGCCAAACGTGCAGCAGCGGAAAATGACAAAGTGACAAATCAACCTACCGACGAAGTGACCAGGGCTGCGCAATCAGACAAAGCCCGTCGCGAAGCTGAAGCTGCTGAACTGAAGCGTAAAGCTGAAGAAGAAGCCCGCCGTAAGCTTGAAGAGGCTGCCCGCCTCGTAGCCGAAGAAGCCCGCCGTCTGGCTGAAGAGAAATCAGCTGAATGGGAAAAACCGGAAGAAGAGGATAAAGGCGACTATCACGTCACCACTTCGACCCATGCCCGTCAGGCAGAAGACGAAAACGACCGTCAGGTTGAAGCAGGCCGTGCGCGTGCGCGTACTACTGCTAAAGCTGCGCGTCCGGCGAAAAAAGGCAACAAACATTCCGAAGCCAAAACTGACCGTGAAGAAGCGCGTGCGCAGGTTCGTGGCGGTAAAGGCGGTAAGCATCGCAAACCTAGCGCACTGCAGCAGGGCTTCAACAAGCCAGCGCAGGCCGTTAACCGCGATGTTGTGATCGGCGAAACCATCACCGTAGCCGAACTGGCGAACAAAATGGCGGTGAAAGGTTCTCTGGTCATCAAAGCGATGATGAAGATGGGCGCCATGGCGACTATCAACCAGGTCATCGATCAGGAAACTGCACAGCTCGTAGCCGAAGAAATGGGCCACAAAGTGACCCTGCGTCGTGAGAATGAGCTGGAAGAAGCGGTAATGGACGATCGTGATACCGATGCGGCACAGGAGTCTCGTGCGCCGGTTGTGACCATCATGGGCCACGTCGACCACGGTAAAACCTCTCTGCTGGACTATATCCGTTCCACTAAAATCGCCTCTGGCGAAGCGGGCGGTATTACACAGCACATTGGTGCTTACCACGTTGAAACCGACAACGGTATGGTCACCTTCCTGGATACCCCGGGCCACGCCGCGTTTACCGCGATGCGTGCACGTGGTGCACAGGCGACAGATATCGTTATCCTGGTGGTTGCCGCAGACGATGGCGTGATGCCACAGACTGTCGAAGCTATTCAACACGCCAAAGCCGCTAAAGTGCCGGTTGTGGTTGCCGTGAACAAGTGCGATAAGCCAGAAGCGGATCCGGATCGTGTTAAAAACGAACTGACTCAGTACGGAATCATTCCGGAAGAGTGGGGCGGCGAAAACATGTTCGTAAATGTCTCTGCGAAAGCGGGTACCGGCATTGACGACCTGTTAAACGCAATCCTGCTGCAGGCAGAAGTTCTGGAACTGACGGCTATCCGTGAAGGTATGGCGAGCGGCGTGGTGATTGAATCGTTCCTCGACAAAGGTCGTGGTCCGGTTGCTACCGTGCTGGTTCGTGAAGGTACGCTTAATAAAGGCGACATCGTTCTTTGTGGTTTCGAATATGGCCGTGTTCGTGCAATGCGTGACGAACTGGGTCGCGAAGTCATGGAAGCGGGTCCTTCTATCCCGGTTGAGATTCTGGGCCTGTCCGGCGTGCCGGCTGCAGGTGATGAAGCGACTGTGGTACGTGACGAGAAGAAAGCACGTGAAGTTGCGCTCTACCGTCAGGGCAAATTCCGCGAAGTTAAACTGGCTCGCCAGCAGAAATCTAAGCTCGAAAACATGTTTGCTAACATGACCGAAGGCGAAGTGTCTGAACTGAATATCGTTCTGAAAGCCGACGTTCAGGGTTCTGTGGAAGCCATCTCTGATTCCCTGCAGAAACTCTCCACCGACGAAGTGAAGGTGAAGATTGTGGGTTCAGGCGTGGGCGGGATTACCGAAACCGATGCAACCCTGGCGGCTGCTTCTAACGCCATCCTCCTTGGCTTCAACGTTCGTGCCGATGCCTCTGCGCGTCGCGTCATTGACGCAGAAAGCCTGGATCTGCGCTACTACTCTGTCATCTATAACCTGATTGACGAAGTTAAAGCAGCGATGAGCGGCATGCTGGCACCAGAGTACAAACAGCAGATTATTGGTCTGGCTGCAGTGCGCGACGTGTTCAAATCACCGAAGTTTGGCGCGATTGCCGGTTGTATGGTGACGGAAGGTAACATCAAACGTCACAATCCAATCCGTGTCCTGCGTGACAACGTGGTGATTTACGAAGGCGAGCTGGAATCTCTGCGTCGCTTCAAAGATGACGTCAACGAAGTGCGTAACGGCATGGAGTGCGGTATCGGCGTGAAGAACTACAACGACGTTCGCGTTGGCGATATGATCGAAGTGTTTGAAATCATCGAAATTAAACGCACCATCGAGTAA